A stretch of the bacterium genome encodes the following:
- a CDS encoding AAA family ATPase, giving the protein MRVKEISVKKLFGIFNHSIPLNMEERITIIHGPNGFGKTIMLRMLDGFFNFRYAVWRATPFEEFRIDFEDGSYVKFLPFKGSSNPVADVYFAKPGSGGKSEQASILLLQLPAESAHDDYPPESSDGGENYERRANRLGMLESIRQSREREPEWLNELRKSVSIHFVRADRLLKRKVLDRQQGRLFSPDDRINLEITADRYAKELTEVIQAALAEYGEVSQSLDRTFPARVIKETPAPNFSSYELQQKLRSLEEKRAHLMGAGLLDNDDAVDGQLQQEVDDRTKSVLSVYISDTEKKLGVLDKLAAKIDLFKKIINQRFFYKKMSIGKEKGLIFTTPNGQPLPAGRLSSGEQHELVLLYELLFRVEPDSLILLDEPELSLHVAWQQQFLEDLREITKLSSIDVLIATHSPQIIHDRWDLTVELKGPTR; this is encoded by the coding sequence ATGCGAGTTAAAGAAATCTCCGTCAAAAAACTATTCGGCATTTTCAATCACTCTATTCCATTAAATATGGAAGAGCGGATTACCATCATTCACGGGCCGAATGGTTTTGGTAAAACTATTATGCTCAGGATGCTGGATGGTTTCTTCAATTTTCGCTACGCAGTCTGGCGGGCAACCCCCTTCGAGGAATTCAGGATAGATTTTGAGGACGGGAGCTATGTAAAATTCCTGCCATTCAAAGGTAGTTCCAATCCTGTAGCTGATGTCTATTTTGCCAAGCCCGGTAGTGGTGGAAAATCCGAGCAGGCCAGTATTTTGCTATTACAACTTCCCGCTGAATCGGCGCATGACGATTACCCTCCAGAATCTAGCGACGGTGGGGAGAATTACGAACGCAGGGCAAATCGTTTAGGAATGTTGGAGTCGATTCGACAAAGCCGGGAACGGGAACCGGAATGGCTGAATGAACTTAGAAAATCTGTCAGTATTCATTTCGTCAGGGCTGATCGTTTACTCAAAAGGAAAGTGTTAGATCGGCAACAAGGTCGTCTCTTTTCTCCGGATGATCGGATTAATTTAGAGATAACAGCTGACAGATATGCCAAGGAGCTAACGGAAGTCATTCAGGCTGCATTGGCTGAATATGGTGAAGTCTCACAATCGCTTGATCGAACATTCCCTGCGAGAGTGATTAAAGAAACGCCTGCCCCAAACTTTAGCAGCTATGAATTGCAGCAAAAGCTACGATCTCTTGAAGAAAAAAGAGCACATTTGATGGGCGCCGGACTCCTGGATAACGATGACGCCGTAGACGGCCAGCTTCAACAGGAAGTAGACGACCGCACCAAAAGCGTGCTTTCAGTTTATATCAGTGATACGGAGAAAAAGCTCGGTGTCCTTGATAAGCTAGCGGCCAAAATAGACCTCTTCAAAAAGATCATCAACCAGCGATTCTTCTACAAGAAAATGTCTATCGGTAAAGAGAAGGGACTTATATTTACGACTCCGAATGGCCAACCTTTACCGGCAGGGCGGTTGTCTTCTGGCGAGCAGCACGAGCTTGTTTTGCTTTACGAATTGCTGTTCAGGGTCGAACCGGACTCGCTGATCCTACTTGATGAACCGGAATTGTCGCTGCACGTCGCCTGGCAGCAACAGTTTCTCGAAGATCTTCGGGAAATTACCAAGCTTTCTTCAATTGACGTTTTGATAGCCACTCACTCGCCACAGATAATCCACGACCGATGGGATTTAACCGTTGAGCTAAAGGGACCGACCCGATGA